Proteins co-encoded in one Jeotgalibacillus malaysiensis genomic window:
- a CDS encoding single-strand DNA-binding protein SSB, giving the protein MINQVTLVGRLTKDPELKEIAGNRQVLNITLAVNRPFKNQAGEFEADFIRCTIWNRNAQNTSAYCEKGSLVGIVGSIQSRSYEREDGIRQYTTEVYVETVRFMDRKRRSDDPGPFEQPIPQNTAPPPDIHLETIK; this is encoded by the coding sequence ATGATCAATCAGGTCACATTGGTAGGCAGGTTAACGAAGGATCCTGAGCTGAAGGAAATCGCAGGTAACAGACAGGTCCTGAATATTACGCTTGCAGTAAACAGGCCCTTTAAAAATCAGGCAGGAGAATTTGAAGCGGATTTTATCAGGTGTACGATCTGGAACCGCAACGCACAAAATACCTCAGCCTACTGCGAAAAAGGCTCACTCGTTGGCATTGTCGGCAGCATTCAATCACGGTCTTATGAAAGAGAAGACGGCATCAGGCAATACACGACAGAAGTGTACGTAGAAACTGTCAGATTTATGGACCGCAAAAGGAGATCAGATGACCCCGGCCCATTCGAACAACCCATTCCGCAAAACACCGCTCCACCCCCGGACATTCATTTAGAAACCATTAAGTAG
- a CDS encoding 3-hydroxyacyl-ACP dehydratase, with protein MLDIQQIKEIIPHRYPFLLIDKVVEIEEGKRAVALKNVTANEEFFNGHFPDYPIMPGVLIVEALAQAGAVAMLKQEDYKGKLAFFTGIDNCRFKRQVKPGDQLRLEVEIVRIKGPIGKGKATATVDGEVACETEIMFAIK; from the coding sequence ATGTTAGACATTCAGCAGATTAAAGAAATCATTCCCCACCGCTATCCATTCTTATTAATCGATAAAGTAGTGGAAATCGAAGAAGGCAAACGTGCGGTGGCACTGAAAAACGTCACAGCCAATGAAGAATTTTTCAATGGACATTTCCCGGACTACCCGATTATGCCAGGCGTCCTGATCGTAGAAGCACTCGCCCAAGCCGGCGCAGTCGCGATGCTGAAGCAGGAAGACTACAAAGGAAAGCTTGCTTTCTTCACTGGCATCGATAACTGTCGTTTCAAGCGCCAGGTTAAGCCGGGAGACCAGCTCCGCCTGGAAGTCGAAATCGTCCGCATCAAAGGACCAATCGGCAAAGGAAAGGCGACAGCTACTGTAGATGGCGAAGTTGCTTGTGAGACGGAGATTATGTTTGCGATTAAATAG
- a CDS encoding flagellar basal body rod protein subunit C — translation MFRGFYTVATGMLAQQRKTEMLTNNMSNVNTPGFKADQASMRAFPEMLLSSLGGSKVPTQNGMSSTRMTPVGGLNTGVYMQEAVPLFTQGDLRETGLTTDLAILQGDLPANEETGILGALFFTLENEDGTDRYTRNGNFALDADGFLTTPAGHYVLDENGARIELENDRFEVTDGGQVIQNGANIARVGIAYSDDPRALVKEGDGLYRAPEGTVFGNAYNVAEAGFSINQGSLERSNVDSARTMTDLMTSYRSFEANQKVLQAYDRSMEKAVNEVGRLN, via the coding sequence ATGTTCAGAGGCTTTTACACAGTTGCAACCGGAATGCTTGCGCAGCAGAGAAAAACCGAAATGCTGACAAATAATATGTCCAACGTCAATACACCTGGCTTCAAGGCGGATCAGGCTTCAATGAGAGCATTTCCTGAGATGCTGCTTTCAAGTCTTGGAGGCTCTAAAGTTCCGACACAAAACGGCATGTCATCCACTAGAATGACACCAGTCGGCGGCTTGAACACAGGTGTATACATGCAGGAAGCAGTCCCGTTATTTACACAGGGAGACCTGCGTGAAACAGGACTTACAACAGACCTTGCCATCCTCCAGGGAGACCTCCCTGCCAACGAGGAAACAGGAATTCTAGGCGCACTCTTTTTTACCCTTGAAAACGAAGACGGCACGGACCGCTACACGCGAAACGGCAACTTCGCGCTGGACGCTGACGGCTTTTTAACAACACCGGCCGGCCATTACGTACTCGATGAAAATGGCGCGAGAATCGAGCTTGAAAACGACCGGTTTGAAGTAACCGATGGCGGTCAGGTCATCCAGAACGGCGCAAACATTGCCAGAGTCGGAATCGCCTATTCAGATGATCCGCGCGCACTTGTCAAAGAAGGCGACGGACTTTACAGAGCACCTGAAGGCACCGTATTTGGAAATGCCTATAACGTTGCTGAAGCAGGCTTTTCAATCAACCAGGGCTCACTTGAACGTTCAAATGTTGACAGCGCGAGAACGATGACGGACCTCATGACATCATATCGCTCATTTGAAGCAAACCAGAAAGTACTTCAGGCATATGACCGCAGCATGGAAAAAGCAGTGAACGAAGTCGGCAGGCTGAACTAA
- a CDS encoding ATP-dependent helicase → MEKIDVLPLSDGYFSLRVVNEDGEMIDPALWQYTLLLWHKESFHGTSLPNFSGLPSDSIALDSWSVLTLFAQPEFHGRVSYELSEQADFMYDAAPLLYEWITEGKWLAEWNHQADGETFEMKLGDEFWSEWADMSYSGERADADQKKFMNDWYEHAITSFFDHHPRSSNLAERLFNKGHVLTAEDLAAYFDEKKWKMWVEHKDLALPYRFGLRLEEPESEEQPWRMQPFLRDSRRADWTYDLDLSKPLSTSLPKRWLDEEAAVSQELDRWVKLIPYLKEDGEWQLEMAEERAWLFLTEGSEKLLALDVEILLPAWWRSIQKSNVALKASVKGDHNYRPSFVGLDSLVDYDWKISVNGQDLSDDEFQSLVEEKRRFIQLNGEWVALDPAMIARIQQAMQAAKKNGISMQDLLEDHLNDEEDDSADDLRIQFELNRSMKSMMEKLNDTGKIPLLPAPDTLQGELRPYQQQGFSWMSFLRNNRFGACLADDMGLGKTIQLISYMQHVKQTEAPEQPFLIISPTSVLGNWQREIERFAPELNVQLHYGPVRAKGEDFTASIANADVVLTSYGLCHADQEELSAVQWAAVALDEAQNIKNPFTKQSKAIRSLNGQHHLALTGTPMENRLSELWAIFDFINHGYLGSLGAFRKDFIAPIERDGSEELTLKLQKRIRPFLLRRTKVDPAVGLNLPSKIEQKEFCPLTSEQASLYEQLVQDTLEKIPQLSGIERKGMVLQMLNRLKQLCDHPALYLQEESPADIVARSEKMDKLMDLVEQILEAREGTIIFTQYISMGRMIQDVLQKEYGFKVPFLNGSTPKATRDQLVEQFQAGEFPVFILSLKAGGTGLTLTAANHVIHYDRWWNPAVENQATDRAYRIGQTRFVHVHKFISSGTIEEKIDKMLEKKQSLNEDIIRGDQWITELSNEELEDLLVLNA, encoded by the coding sequence ATGGAAAAGATTGATGTGCTGCCGCTTTCTGATGGGTATTTTTCGCTCAGGGTTGTAAATGAAGATGGTGAAATGATTGATCCTGCGCTTTGGCAGTACACGCTGCTTTTATGGCATAAGGAATCGTTCCATGGTACTTCCCTGCCGAATTTCAGCGGATTACCGTCTGACAGTATCGCGCTTGATAGCTGGTCGGTGCTGACACTGTTTGCGCAGCCTGAATTCCATGGCCGTGTGAGCTATGAGTTGTCTGAGCAGGCTGACTTTATGTATGATGCCGCTCCCCTTTTATATGAGTGGATCACTGAGGGTAAGTGGCTTGCTGAGTGGAATCACCAGGCGGATGGTGAGACATTTGAGATGAAGCTTGGGGATGAGTTCTGGAGTGAGTGGGCAGATATGTCTTACAGCGGTGAGAGGGCGGATGCGGATCAGAAAAAGTTCATGAATGACTGGTATGAGCATGCGATTACGTCGTTTTTCGATCATCATCCGAGGAGTTCGAACCTTGCAGAGCGTTTATTCAATAAAGGACACGTGCTGACGGCTGAGGATCTGGCTGCTTATTTTGATGAAAAGAAGTGGAAAATGTGGGTTGAGCATAAGGATCTTGCGCTGCCCTACCGCTTTGGACTTCGTCTTGAGGAGCCTGAATCGGAGGAGCAGCCGTGGCGGATGCAGCCGTTTCTGCGTGACAGCAGGCGCGCTGACTGGACGTACGACCTGGATTTATCGAAGCCGTTATCCACTTCCCTTCCTAAAAGATGGCTGGATGAAGAGGCTGCCGTTTCCCAGGAGCTTGATCGCTGGGTGAAGCTGATTCCTTATTTAAAAGAGGACGGCGAGTGGCAGCTTGAAATGGCTGAAGAGCGTGCGTGGCTCTTTTTAACGGAGGGTAGTGAAAAGCTCCTGGCGCTTGACGTTGAAATTCTGCTTCCTGCCTGGTGGCGTTCAATTCAGAAGTCAAATGTAGCGCTGAAGGCCTCTGTTAAAGGAGATCATAACTACCGCCCGTCATTTGTCGGGCTTGATTCGCTCGTTGATTACGACTGGAAGATTTCCGTGAACGGCCAGGATTTGTCGGATGACGAATTTCAGTCGTTAGTAGAAGAAAAGCGCCGCTTCATTCAGTTAAACGGAGAATGGGTGGCGCTTGATCCTGCGATGATTGCGCGTATCCAGCAGGCGATGCAGGCTGCGAAAAAGAATGGGATCAGTATGCAGGATCTGCTTGAGGATCATCTAAATGATGAAGAGGATGACAGCGCGGACGACCTGCGGATTCAGTTCGAGCTGAACCGTTCAATGAAATCAATGATGGAAAAGCTGAATGACACAGGAAAAATCCCGCTTCTTCCCGCTCCTGATACGCTTCAGGGTGAACTGAGACCGTATCAGCAGCAGGGATTCAGCTGGATGAGTTTTCTGCGTAACAACCGCTTTGGCGCTTGTCTTGCAGATGATATGGGGCTTGGTAAAACGATTCAGCTGATCAGCTACATGCAGCACGTAAAGCAGACTGAAGCACCTGAGCAACCGTTTTTAATCATCAGTCCAACCTCGGTACTCGGGAACTGGCAGCGTGAGATCGAACGCTTCGCACCAGAGCTAAACGTGCAGCTTCATTACGGACCTGTGCGTGCGAAGGGTGAAGATTTTACTGCTTCGATTGCAAATGCAGATGTCGTGCTGACTTCATACGGGCTGTGTCATGCGGATCAGGAAGAGCTGTCAGCTGTGCAGTGGGCAGCCGTTGCGCTTGATGAGGCGCAGAATATTAAAAACCCGTTTACCAAACAGTCAAAAGCGATCCGCAGCCTGAACGGGCAGCATCACCTTGCTCTGACCGGTACACCGATGGAAAACAGACTGTCCGAGCTTTGGGCAATCTTTGATTTTATTAATCACGGCTACCTTGGTTCACTTGGTGCATTCAGAAAAGATTTCATCGCCCCGATTGAGCGTGATGGATCTGAAGAGCTTACGTTGAAGTTGCAAAAAAGGATTCGTCCATTCTTACTTCGCCGTACAAAAGTAGATCCGGCAGTCGGACTGAACCTGCCATCTAAAATTGAACAGAAAGAATTCTGTCCATTAACGTCTGAACAGGCCTCCCTTTATGAGCAGCTTGTACAGGATACGCTTGAAAAGATTCCGCAGCTCTCAGGCATTGAGCGAAAAGGAATGGTCCTGCAGATGCTAAACAGGCTGAAGCAGCTGTGTGACCACCCTGCCCTTTATCTGCAGGAAGAGTCCCCTGCTGACATTGTCGCGCGCTCAGAAAAAATGGATAAGCTGATGGACCTTGTCGAGCAGATCTTAGAAGCGCGTGAAGGTACGATTATCTTCACGCAGTATATTTCAATGGGCCGCATGATTCAGGACGTGCTTCAGAAGGAATACGGCTTTAAAGTACCTTTCCTGAACGGTTCTACGCCAAAAGCAACGCGCGATCAGCTGGTTGAACAGTTCCAGGCTGGGGAGTTCCCTGTATTTATTTTAAGTCTGAAAGCCGGTGGTACAGGACTGACGCTCACTGCAGCGAACCACGTAATTCACTATGACCGCTGGTGGAATCCTGCCGTTGAAAATCAGGCGACGGACCGTGCTTACCGGATCGGCCAGACCAGATTTGTGCACGTGCATAAGTTTATTTCTTCGGGAACGATTGAGGAGAAAATTGATAAGATGCTTGAGAAAAAGCAGTCGCTGAATGAGGATATTATCCGCGGTGACCAGTGGATTACAGAGCTTTCAAATGAAGAGCTTGAGGATCTGCTTGTATTAAATGCGTGA